One window of the Pseudokineococcus lusitanus genome contains the following:
- a CDS encoding ABC transporter ATP-binding protein produces MPDPADRPLVPPPARAEPLLEVRDLGVEFRRRGAPPVRAVDGVSLTVRPGEVMGLVGESGSGKSVTSLAVMGLLPRRSAVVTGSVRLAGEELVGASPKRVASLRGAQMSMVFQDPMTSLNPVVPIGTQVTEVLRAHTDADRGAARDEAEDLLRRVGIPDPRRRLRDYPHQLSGGMRQRALIAIALACKPRLLVADEPTTALDVTIQAQVLELLKVLVTGSGTAMLLITHDLGVVAGLCDDVTVMYAGRVVETARRKELFARPAHRYTEGLLASVPRLDTPRGEPLRPIPGTPRDTVPWSRACAFAPRCPHAGAGCDDPGLALAVPAALPADHLVRCAHPALPQPAAAGAGA; encoded by the coding sequence GTGCCCGACCCCGCCGACCGCCCCCTCGTCCCCCCGCCCGCCCGGGCGGAGCCCCTCCTCGAGGTCCGCGACCTCGGGGTGGAGTTCCGCCGCCGGGGCGCGCCGCCCGTCCGCGCCGTGGACGGCGTCAGCCTCACCGTCCGCCCCGGCGAGGTCATGGGCCTCGTGGGGGAGTCCGGCAGCGGCAAGTCCGTCACGTCGCTCGCCGTCATGGGGCTGCTGCCGCGGCGCAGCGCCGTCGTCACCGGCTCGGTGCGCCTCGCCGGCGAGGAGCTCGTCGGCGCGTCGCCGAAGCGCGTGGCCTCGCTGCGCGGGGCCCAGATGTCGATGGTCTTCCAGGACCCGATGACGTCGCTCAACCCCGTCGTGCCCATCGGCACCCAGGTCACCGAGGTGCTGCGCGCGCACACCGACGCCGACCGCGGCGCCGCCCGCGACGAGGCCGAGGACCTCCTGCGCCGCGTCGGGATCCCCGACCCGCGGCGCCGCCTGCGCGACTACCCCCACCAGCTGTCCGGCGGCATGCGGCAGCGCGCGCTCATCGCCATCGCGCTCGCCTGCAAGCCGCGCCTGCTCGTGGCCGACGAGCCGACGACGGCCCTCGACGTGACGATCCAGGCGCAGGTCCTCGAGCTGCTCAAGGTCCTCGTCACGGGGTCGGGCACGGCGATGCTCCTCATCACCCACGACCTCGGCGTCGTCGCGGGCCTCTGCGACGACGTCACCGTCATGTACGCCGGCCGTGTCGTCGAGACCGCCCGGCGGAAGGAGCTCTTCGCGCGGCCGGCGCACCGGTACACCGAGGGCCTCCTCGCCTCGGTGCCCCGCCTGGACACCCCGCGCGGCGAGCCGCTGCGGCCCATCCCCGGGACGCCGCGGGACACCGTCCCGTGGTCGCGGGCGTGCGCCTTCGCGCCGCGGTGCCCGCACGCGGGCGCCGGGTGCGACGACCCGGGGCTCGCGCTGGCCGTCCCGGCCGCGCTGCCCGCCGACCACCTCGTGCGGTGCGCCCACCCGGCGCTGCCGCAGCCGGCCGCCGCGGGGGCGGGCGCATGA